A genomic window from Fibrobacterota bacterium includes:
- a CDS encoding biopolymer transporter ExbD, giving the protein MAGDAAAPRRPIAAINMTPLVDIMLVLLIIFLLVTQAVDSAAVPIRLPSASKAQSSAPTSVLVSLDPSGIVRLDGRAFDRPGLRRILTDLSRRDTALQVVLAADERLPYAKVMAVLDDVRGAGVRRYALKVRSGASP; this is encoded by the coding sequence ATGGCCGGCGACGCCGCCGCACCACGCAGACCCATCGCGGCGATCAACATGACGCCGCTGGTGGACATCATGCTGGTGCTGTTGATCATTTTCCTGCTGGTGACCCAAGCGGTCGATTCCGCGGCGGTGCCCATCCGGTTGCCTTCCGCTTCCAAGGCGCAAAGCTCCGCGCCCACGTCCGTGTTGGTTTCGCTGGATCCGTCTGGCATCGTGCGCTTGGACGGCAGAGCCTTCGATCGCCCCGGCCTGCGACGGATTTTGACCGACCTCTCGCGCCGCGACACCGCCTTGCAGGTGGTGCTGGCGGCGGATGAGCGTTTGCCGTATGCCAAGGTGATGGCGGTGCTGGACGATGTCCGTGGGGCCGGCGTGCGCCGCTACGCCCTCAAGGTCCGCTCGGGCGCTTCGCCTTGA
- a CDS encoding acetate uptake transporter, giving the protein MSNGTQGNPAVVGLAGFGLTTLMLQFHNLGLVPEIGAVVALGLVFGGVAQLIAGLQEKSMGNNFGYCAFTSYGAFWIALCLIWIFNKTGLFTTNDNEMGWFLVAWTLFSIILWVGSLKISKAMAFTFTTLVIGFILLDISKFVDHKFAFYAAIDLVFCALGAWYMMAAAILNPLYGRTILPVGKPVLA; this is encoded by the coding sequence ATGTCCAACGGTACCCAAGGAAATCCAGCTGTCGTCGGTTTGGCCGGTTTTGGCCTCACCACCTTGATGCTCCAGTTCCACAATCTGGGATTGGTGCCGGAAATTGGCGCCGTGGTGGCGTTGGGCCTGGTGTTCGGCGGCGTCGCCCAGCTGATCGCCGGCTTGCAGGAAAAGAGCATGGGCAACAATTTCGGATACTGCGCGTTCACCTCCTACGGCGCGTTCTGGATCGCGCTTTGCCTGATCTGGATCTTCAACAAGACCGGACTCTTCACCACCAACGACAACGAGATGGGCTGGTTCCTGGTCGCCTGGACCCTGTTCTCCATCATCCTGTGGGTGGGATCGCTGAAAATCTCCAAGGCCATGGCTTTCACCTTCACCACGCTGGTGATCGGGTTCATCCTGCTGGACATTTCCAAGTTCGTGGACCACAAGTTCGCCTTCTACGCCGCGATCGACCTCGTGTTCTGCGCTCTGGGCGCCTGGTACATGATGGCCGCCGCCATCTTGAACCCCCTGTACGGACGGACGATTCTGCCCGTGGGCAAGCCCGTTCTCGCCTGA
- a CDS encoding MotA/TolQ/ExbB proton channel family protein gives MALLVFLCGLVAWTGWIAHRRLRREERDPVRYEEVLVPAMSSDAGAKALLATLPETVAGRLTRMGLNSRELAPEALEQVLTACESSEQRKMERGLARLGTIGSNAPFIGLFGTVCGILDAFAALGRAGGGPQAVMTAIAEALVATAVGLFVAIPAIWVYNTLQVRAIELGARARELRILMVAASLDAASRSGNSGR, from the coding sequence ATGGCCTTGTTGGTGTTCCTGTGCGGGCTGGTGGCCTGGACGGGATGGATCGCGCATCGCCGGCTTCGCCGCGAAGAGCGCGACCCGGTGCGCTATGAAGAGGTTCTGGTTCCCGCGATGTCCAGCGACGCGGGAGCGAAGGCGTTGTTGGCGACCTTGCCGGAAACGGTGGCGGGCCGATTGACCCGCATGGGATTGAACTCCCGCGAGCTGGCTCCGGAAGCCTTGGAGCAGGTGCTCACCGCCTGTGAATCCTCCGAGCAGCGCAAGATGGAGCGTGGCTTGGCCCGCTTGGGAACCATCGGCTCCAACGCGCCGTTCATTGGATTGTTCGGAACCGTTTGCGGAATCCTGGACGCCTTCGCGGCACTGGGACGAGCCGGTGGTGGCCCGCAAGCGGTGATGACCGCCATCGCGGAGGCCCTGGTGGCCACGGCGGTGGGATTGTTCGTGGCCATTCCCGCCATCTGGGTCTACAACACGCTCCAGGTGCGCGCCATCGAGTTGGGCGCCCGGGCCCGCGAGCTGCGGATCCTGATGGTGGCCGCTTCGCTGGACGCGGCCTCTCGCTCCGGAAACTCGGGCAGATAA